A region of the Falco biarmicus isolate bFalBia1 chromosome 10, bFalBia1.pri, whole genome shotgun sequence genome:
CGGCCCCTCGCCTCGTgacatcacagcccgttcccaCGGAGACGGCCGTGACGTAGGGAGGGGGGGCGCGTGACGTCAGAGACGGAAAGGCGGCGAGCGCCGCTGCACGGGCACTCCGCGTGTGTCGCCACCGGCGCCCCGCCAGCACAGGGACCGACCCTGCGGGCCGTAACGCCGGCACCGCCGGCCCCGAAAGGGGGAGAATTTAtacaaaaaagccttttttcaaGTGCTAGAAGAGGGGCTGGCACATTCCTGCACCTCCCGGCCCAGGCACAGCTCCCAGACATcacccccctcccaccccgAGCCAGCTCAGCCCTTCCCCGGTCACCGGCCACAGCCCCCGGGGCACTGACAACCCCCCCGCGGGGCActgacaccccccaccccaccccccgcggGGATGCAGCGCAAGGCAGACTCCCAACCATGtcctttatttataaaaacacGCATTTATAAAGAGCGGAGAGCACGGGCAGCacggcagccccccccccgccgccagcgGGGCAGGGCCAccgggggtcccgggggggtCCCGGGTGACAGCAGCTGTTACGTGCGAGCGTTCCGCTCTGTCTCTGCCAGGCACTCCCTGACCAGCGCCCGGGCGTGGATGATACCTGCGGGAAGAAGCAGACAGACACCCCCCTCCATCAGCCCCCAACCCACCCTCCGTGGGGCAAGGGACCCCCGGGCACGCAGGACCGGGGTCCAGCCCTTCCCCCGCCGCCCTCGTACCCCGCTTCAGCCGCTCCATGGCACTCTTGCTGCCGGCGTAGGTGGGCCGGatctccttccccatctcctcGATGACGGAGAGCAGGTCGGTGTAGGTGCTCTGCGAGCCCTGAGCCCCGGGGGGCTTCATCGCCTGCGGGGGGGGGCGCACAGGGAGGGGCTGAGGGCCGCCCCCAccgcccccgggcccgccgcccgcagccgccccgcgCCTCACCTGCACGTAGCCCATGGACGGCGGCCCGAAGTCATTGAAGAGCGGCCGGAAAGGGGCGGCGCCGCCGGGGACGGAGCCGGAGGGCGACGGGACGCTCGTGGCTGCGAGAAGGGGAGGGTTACCGGCTGcgcaccccccccgccccaggccCCTCacccggccccagcccccccaggtcCCCCGCCGTTACCGGGGGGTGCGCTCACCGGCGGGCGGCGCCCCaggccccggcggggcggggctggcgCTGGCGGCTCCGGGGGTAGCGGGGGCGGGAGCGATGGGCTTGTAGGACATCCCCGAcggccgcccgccgctcccggTTCCCTGGAGAGCGGCCGGGGGGTCGGTAAGCGGCCCCCCGCGCTCCCCCCACCGGCTGTACCGCCGCTTCCCTTCGCTCCTCAGCTCCGCCCAAGCCCCGCACACCCGACGCGACCCGGGAgagcggagcggcggcggcccccggcACGGTCCGGTTGGACGGGGCCCACCGCGGCCTTGCCTGACCCGGCCTCCCCTCACCGGCACCGCCGCTCGCCCTGATGACGCCTGCGCGCGACGCCGCCCTGACGTCACCGCGCCGCCGCGCG
Encoded here:
- the CDK2AP2 gene encoding cyclin-dependent kinase 2-associated protein 2 isoform X2 gives rise to the protein MGYVQAMKPPGAQGSQSTYTDLLSVIEEMGKEIRPTYAGSKSAMERLKRGIIHARALVRECLAETERNART
- the CDK2AP2 gene encoding cyclin-dependent kinase 2-associated protein 2 isoform X1 encodes the protein MSYKPIAPAPATPGAASASPAPPGPGAPPAATSVPSPSGSVPGGAAPFRPLFNDFGPPSMGYVQAMKPPGAQGSQSTYTDLLSVIEEMGKEIRPTYAGSKSAMERLKRGIIHARALVRECLAETERNART